The segment TGCAGCCATTTGTCCAACCCCTCTCCGGTCTTGCAGGAAAGCCTGAATATCGGAACGTTGGGATTGAGCCGCCGGATGTCCCGCTCGGCAATGATTAAGTCAAAGTCCACTGCCTGAAGCAGGTCTATCTTGTTGATTATCACCGCCTGGGCCTCGGAAAAGATCAGCGGGTACTTGGCCGGCTTGTCATGGCCTTCGGGGGTGGACAGCACCACCACCTTCAGGTCCTCGCCCAGGTCGAACTCGGCCGGGCAGACCAGGTTGCCTACGTTTTCAATAAACAGAAAATTCAATCCGCTAAGATCCAGGCTGCTTAACACCGAGTCTATCATATGAGCGTCCAGGTGACAGCCGCCCTCGGTGTTGATCTGGACCACCGGCACGCCCAGGGCCTCTATTCTTTTGGCGTCGTGGTCGCCGGTGATGTCGCCCTCGATCGCCGCCAGCTTAAAGTTTGGAGTCAGACCCTTGATAGTCTGCTCCAGAAAAGTGGTCTTTCCGGCTCCGGGCGAGGCGATCAGATTCAGCACCAGTATCTTCCGGGACCTGAACCACTGCCGGTTTTTTGCGGCCTGGGACAGGTTCTCGTCCATGATGTTCTTTAAGATCTTTATCTCAGCCATTGTCCACTTCCATGCTTTCAATATACATCTCCCGGCCCCCGGCTATCCGGACATTCAACGAACCGCAGTGGGCGCAGCCCAGTCCCAGGTCCTGCCGCTCCGATTCCTTTTGGCAGTCCCGGCAATGAACCTTGACCGGCGCCCACTCTATCTTCAGCCCGGCTCCTTCGGCCATGGTGCCTGAGGCCAGCAGATTGAAATTCATCTCCACCGCTTCCGGCACGTATCCGGTCAGCCGCCCGATCTTCAAATTTATTCTGGTTACTTTAGTGGCCCCGGCTTTTTGGGCCTGTTCCAGCACTATCTTGAAAAGACTCTGGGTGATGGCCAGTTCGTGCATCAGCGGGTCTTTTTGAGTTTGTTGAGCTCGCTCCGGGCGTTGGCGTCGCTGGGATTGCGGGCCAGCCATTGTTCCAGGATGGCGATGGCCTTGGCGGTGTCCTTCCGGGTCAGATAGAAGGTGTACAGCCGGCCGTAGCCCTCCCCGAAATTGGGGTTGATCTGGATGCCTTTCATGTAATAGTACTCGGCCGAATCCGGCATCCCGGCCTGCTGGAAGGACATTCCCAGTTGCATCAGGATGTAGGGATTGGCCGGATCCTTCTGCATCACTTTGCGAAAATAACCCAATGCCTTGGCAAACTCTCCCAACTCGGCGTAGGTCACCCCCAGCCAGTTCAACCCGGCCGATTCCTCGGGCATGATGTTGTGTGCCTGCTCGAACTGCTGCACCGCCTGCAGCCGCAGTTCTTTGGCCTGCTGAAGGCGGTTGTTCTGGCGGGTCTGATCGGCCTGGCGGCGCAGGGCCATTCCCAGGTTCCAATAGGTCACCGCGTAATTGCCCAGCAACCGCTGGGTGTTCTCGTCCTTGAACACCTTGGGGTCGGTCAGCCCCCGCATCCGGTAGACCTGGTTCAGGTTGTTCCGGGTAACCTGGATATTGGGCTGTTTTTTGGCGGCGCTGTCTGGCAGTATCCGGTAAAGCATTCCCTCAAAGGAGAGATAGTTTTCCAACCCGGTCAGGTTGTCGTCCGAGACCGTGGCCGCGAAGTAGATGGGGTGTTTTTCCTGGTAATCCTTCCCGAACACCAGGGCGGCAAACTCCTTGGGCGGAGCCAGCGCCTGGGCAAAGGACAGTTTTTTGCCGGCGTTGGCCGCGATTATCAGCCGGACAGCGATGTCGGAAACTTTGAAGATCTGCCCGTCCGGGGTCCGCAGCGGCTGGAGTTGGTCAATCTGGTAGTCAGAGATGTCCAGGGCCACGCCGTTCTGCTTCATCTGCTTAAGGTACCAGTTGGTGTTGCCCAGGGAAAGATTGACGATCCTGACGTCCTTGCGGACCCTTAAGACCTCCTGGACGAACCAGACCGGAAAGGTGTCGTTGTCCCCGTTGGTGAAGACGATGCCTCCGGGCAGGGCCGATTGCAGAATGTTATAGCCGTAGTCCGAGGGGATCCAGTTGTTGGAGCGGTCTTTTTCGTGATAGTACCTCTTGACGTTGTAAAGGCCCACCGCCAGTAAAATTACCCCCAGGGCGATTATGGCATAGCGGGACCATTCTTTAGCCTGCTTGGTCATCACTTCCCGTACTAGGCGCATCAGCCGCCAGGTGCCCATGCCAATCCAGACGGCGAAGAACAGGTAGCAGGGCGCATAGATATAATCCCGGTCGCGGGGCTGGGGATTGCCCATGTTCAGGTAGACCACTAATCCCAGTCCGGTGACCAGAAAGGCCGGGCCGACTATGGAGAAGCTTTTATCCTTGCGTTTAAGCAGATGAAAGAAACCGAACACCACCGCCAGGGCGATCAGGATGGCGGCCAGGGGGCTGCCCTGGAAAACGCCCAATAAGATTCCGCCCACCAGCAGAATCAGAGCCGCGGTGGAAAGCTTTTTGTCCTCGCCCTCCCACAGGTGCATCAGGGCCCCGAAGATGCCCAAAGCCATTGAGACCACGTTGAACTGCCACTTGAAATAACGGAAGTACATGTGGTTGAACTGGTACATGAAGTCGGCCTTGCGTTGGAAAAAATTGAAAGGCTCGTATTGTTTGCGCTGCAGCACGTACATCAGGGACTCCCAGTCCTTGGGAGCGCATTCGTTGATCCCCGGATTAAGGTTGGACCGCACCAGCAGATAGGCGTTGATAGTCAGGGCCAAAAAGAACAGCGCCGCCCCGATCAGCCAGATCTTCCAGTCCATCAGGGCCTTCCAGTCTATCAGCAGGATGAATATCAGTATCGGCAGGGCCGCCAGCAGGGTGGCCATATGGCTGGCCCAGCCCAGCCCGAACAGGAAGGCTAAAAGCAGAATGACCTTGCGGTTGCCCACCTGACCCATGTTGTCCCGCCAGCGCATGGCCAGCCAGACCGTCAGGGTCAGGGTGAACATGGCCAGGCCGTAAACCTCGGCTTCGACCGAATTGTCCCACCAGGTGGGGGCAAAGGCCAAAAAGATGGCGCCCACCGCCCCGCTTAAGTGCAGCATCAACCGCTCCAGGTCGTCCTTAGGCTCGCCCCGCCATAATACAATCAGCTTGACCGTTAAAAGATAGACGAAGGCCACGGTGATGGCCGAGAATAGCGGCGAAAGCAGGTTGATCCGGGCCGCGATCTCGGGCAGGAAGCGGAACATTAGGATAGTGGTCCGGCCGATCACCGCGTAGAGCGGATATCCCGGGGGATGGGGAATGCCCAGAATGTTGGAGATGGCGATGAACTCGCCGCAGTCCCAGAACGAGGTGGTGGCGGCCATGGTCTTGACGTAGACGATGAAGGCCGTTAAAAACACGCCCAGACCGGTCAAAAGCCTGATCTTGGTTTCCTTCTGCATTTAACTGACGCTCCTTGCTGTGGATTAGATTAAATATTCTTGGTTTTAAAGAGTTCTTAAGTTTTAAGAGATCAACGAATATTATACCATAAATAAGATTTATGTCAATTTTAAAGTGGGCTAAAAAGGCAAAGGGCCGCCCCGCAATCCTCCTTCGTCTGCCCTGTGGCAGACTATGGCGGACAAGTTTACGAGACGGCCCTTTTTGTTTTACTGCTTGCCAGACCGGTTTTGGTTACAACCTTTTTAAATCCCGGTTACCCCGCCAACCAAGGTTAGAATCTTTCCGGCCTCGGACAGATTCCTTATAACCTTGGTTAGAACCTCCCTACTCCCTAACCTTGGAGAGAACACTGCCAACCCAGGTTAGAACCTTTCTAACCTGGGTTAGATCGTTTACAACCTTGGTTAGATGCCTTCTAACCTTGGTTAGAACCCTTCTGACCTGGGTTATAACCTTCCTGACCTAGGTTAGAACCTTCCTAACCTGGGTTACAAGCCTTATAACCTTGGTTAGAACCCTTGTAACCCGCTATTTTAGGGGTATTTACTGGGTTTTGGCCTTTTTTACGCCCCTTGAGGCCACTTTGGACATGGATTCCCGCATTTTCTTGAGTTTTTGGGAGAGCGTATGGTCTTTGCCCAAGGTTCCCACTATGGCATCCAACTGGGCCGAAGCCAGGGCGTATGTCTTCGGTAGTCATTTTAACCGACTGGGCGGTTTTGGCCTTTACTTCGGCCATGGCTTTAAGCTGTTCCTCTTCGGCTTTTTCCGAGGCCGCCGCTTTGCCCTGTAAAAGTTTTAATTTGGCGGTTATGTCCAACCCCTGTTTTTTAAGTTCCTCTTTGTTGGCCGACATGATCTCCGTCATTTGCCAGTTAAAGGAACGTTTTTGAGCTTCGGTTAAGGCGGCCATGATCGGTTTTCCTTTCCGTTTTGGTTTGTTTTTAAGTGGCCTTTACTTTAGGACCACCAGCTTTTTTGTATTGTTAAACTCATTAGCTTGGATGCGGTAAAACTGAAAAACAGTTAAAACAACAAATATATTTTTGTTTTACGTGCCCTGGTAGCTCTGGGCCGTTTGCTCCGGGACCGCCTCCACCTTGGCGTGCAAGGCCCGGGTCAACGCCTTTTTCAGCTCGGCGGCATCGGCCAGCTTCACTAAACGGCCGTAGCGGCAAAGCGAAATGGCCTGGTTTTCTTCGGACACCACCACCGCCACCGCGTCGGTCTCCAGGGTCAGGCCGTGGGCCGCCCGGTGCCGCATCCCGTAGCTGGCGACTATCTCCGGGTCCTGGGATACCGGCAGGGTGCAGCCGGCCGCCATTATCATTTCGCCCCGGATGATCACCGCGCCGTCGTGCATAGGTCCGCCTGGGACGAACAAAGACATCAGCAGGGGCTCGGAGACCTTGGCCCCGATCTCGGTGCCGGTGTCCATGTAATTCTTTAGGCCATCGTTTTTCTCAAAGACAATAATGGCCCCGAAGCTCCGCTGGGAAATGGTTTTGCAGGCCCGGGTTACTTCATCGATGGCCTTGGTCTCGCCCTTTAAAAAGATCCCCAAAAAACGGTTGCGCCCCAGTTGGGTCAAAGCGTTGCGGATTTCGGGCTGGAACAGGATCACGAAGGCCACCACCCACACGGTCCTCAGGGAATCCATGAACCATCCGGTGCCGGGCAGGTTGTACAACTGGGCCGCTATCCCTATGGCCACCAGCACCAGCACTCCAAACAGCATCTGGACCGCCCGGGTGCCCTTCATTAAATGGAATATCCGGAAGATGATGTAGGATACCAGCAGGATGTCCAAAATGTCCAGGGGCCGCACCGTCAGAAACGACAGGGCCCCCGGCAGATGGTAGCTGAAGTTGAATCTTTCGATCATAAGTTATTCACGGCTTGGTAAGGACTAAATGTCATGGTGAGCAGGGCTACGTAGTTTGACAAATCGAACCATCCCTCAATTCGCCAGGTATTACGTGCCCCTTCAAAAGCCAAGCATACTGGCAGTTTCAGGACAGGCTCTCGGGATGACAGTTATTCCGTTTTTACGTGCTGATATTGAAATTTGCTAAAGCCCAGTAAGTATTTAAAGCCTGGACCGTTTCTTTGACGTCATGGCAGCGAACGATATCGGCCCCGCCCTGTACCGCCAGCAGAGCCGCCGCCAGGCTGCCCGGCAGCCGTTCATCTGCCGGGATGCCGTTATTCAGTTTGCCGATGAATGATTTTCTGGAGGCTCCCGCCACTATCGGGCAGTCGATCTTTTTGAAATGCGCTAGATTCTTGAGCAAACTTAGATTGTGCTCCACTGTCTTGCCGAATCCGATCCCGGGGTCGATTGCGATGGCCGCGCGTTCCACCCCGGCCTCCAAAGCGATCTCGATCGAGCCATTCAGATAATCGCTGATCTCGACCAACAGATCGCCATACTGCGGGTCTTTCTGCATGTCCTCCGGCGTGCCCTTGATGTGCATCAGCACCAAGCCGGCCTTGTATTTTGCTGCCACGCCTGCCATCTGCGGATCAAATCTCAGACCTGAAATATCGTTGATTATGGAAGCCCCAACCTCCAACGACCTGCGAGCAACTTCGGATTTATAGGTATCTATCGAGATCGGAATGTTGGATCTTTTTGCCAGACCTTCGATGACCGGCACCACCCTTTTCAGTTCTTCGTCCGGAGAAACTTTTTTTGCCCCCGGCCGGGTGGACTCCCCCCCGATGTCTATGATGTCCGCCCCTTCCTCCGCCAGGCACAGCCCCCGGTCCACCGCCGCGCCGGGTTCAAGATACCTGCCGCCGTCGGAGAAGGAATCCGGGGTAACGTTCAGAATGCCCATCACCAGGGGCCTGTGGCCTGTGTCCAGATTATATTTGCCGCACTGCCAGATCATCATTTGCCTTTGGGGTTGTTCTGCCACAAAAGGCACAAAGGGGGCAAAAATAAATAGGAAATAGTATCCAACTACGCCAAGGCTTCGTCGGACAAAAATGGAAAATTGTAATTGTGCCCATTTGAAAATTTATTTTGTGAATTCTGTGCTTTTATATGGTTAATTAGTGTCCGTTAATAAACTCCGTTTTCTGGTCATTCCTGCGGAGGCAGGAATCCAGAACCCATTGAAATCACTGGATTCCCGTTTTCACGAGAATGACATAGTAGCAATTTATTAACGGACTCTAATTAGAAGTTGGGCCGCCCCTTGATCAGCGACAGGGCCTCCAGCCGGGTGGACTCCCGCTTCATCCCGCCCCGGATGGCCGAGGTCACCACCGAGGAGCCGGGCTTCTTCACCCCCCGCATGATCATGCACAGATGTTCCGCCTCCACCACCACCAGGACTCCCAGCGGTTTCAGCTTCTTCATAATGAGATCGGCGATGTCGGCGGCCAGCCGTTCCTGCAATTGCAGCCTCTTGGCCATGGCCTCCACCACCTTCACCAGGCTGGAGAATCCGGTAATCTTGTTGTGGCGCGGAATGTAGGCGATGTGCACCCGGCCGAAGAACGGCAGCAGGTGGTGCTCGCAGAGCGAGTGGAAGGTGATATCCTTGACCAGGATCATCTCGTCCTCGTTCTTGGCGGTATAGACCTTGAGCTCGTCGATGGGGTCGGCGGCCATGCCTGACAGGACCTCCTCGTACATCCGGGCCACCCGGCCGGGCGTGTCCACCAGCCCCTCCCGGCGGGGGTCTTCGCCGATGGCCAAGAGCAGGTCTTTGACCGCCTTCTGGATCCTCGGGCCGTCGGGCCTTTTGATCTTGGATTTATGCATTGGCGCTCGCCTTCTTGTCCCCCGGCTTTTTGTCCGAAGGTTTATCGGAAGCAAGGCCGGCCCTTTCCGGCAGGGGCTGGCCTTTTATTATCAGCTCCACCTGCTCGCCGTCCAAACATTCACGATCTAGCAGGGCCGCGGCCAGGTTCTCCAAAATCTTCTGGTTGTCCTTGAGAAGTTTGGAGGCCTTCTGGTTGGCGCCGTCCACCAGGGTCCGGATCTCGGAGTCTATCAGTTCGGCGGTCTGCTCGGAATAGTTCTTGATATGGCCGTAATCCCGGCCCAGAAATATCTCCTCGTCCTTCTTGCCGAAGGTCACCGGCCCCAGCTTCCGGCTCATCCCCCATTCGCAGACCATCTTGCGGGCCAGCTCGGTAGCCTGTTCGATGTCGTTGCCCGACCCGGTGGAGAGGTCCTTGAATATCAGCATCTCGGCCGCCCGGCCGCCCAGCATGATGGCCATTCGGTTCAGGCACCAGGTCCGGGAATAGTTGTGCTTCTCGTCGGTGGGCAGGGAAACCGTCACCCCCATGGCCCGGCCCCGGGGGATGATGGTCACCTTGTGGATGGGATCGGTGTCCTTGGTCAGCCGGCTGACCAAAGTATGGCCGGCCTCGTGGTAGGCGGTCATCTTCTTCTCGTCGTCGGTGATCACCATGCTCTTGCGCTCGGCCCCCATCAGCACCTTGTCCTTGGCCTCCTCCATGTCCTGCATGTAGACCTTGTCGTGGTTCTTGCGGGCGGCCAGCAAGGCGGCCTCGTTGACCATGTTGGCGATGTCGGCCCCGGAAAAACCGGGAGTGCCCCGGGCCAATATCTTCAGATCCACGTCTGAGGCCAGGGGCTTGTTCTTGGTATGGACCTTGAGGATGCCCTCCCGGCCCACCACATCGGGCCGGTCCACCACTATCACCCGGTCAAAACGTCCCGGCCTCATCAGGGCCGGATCCAGCACATCGGGGCGGTTGGTGGCCGCCAGGATGATCACTCCTTCGTTGCCGGCAAATCCGTCCATCTCCACCAGCAGGGCGTTCAGAGTCTGCTCCCGCTCGTCGTGGCCCCCGCCCAGCCCGGCGCCCCGGTGGCGGCCCACCGCGTCGATCTCGTCGATGAAGATGATGCAGGGGGCGCTGCGCTTGCCCTGCTCAAACAGGTCCCGCACCCGGGCCGCGCCCACCCCCACGAACATCTCCACGAAATCCGAGCCCGAGATGGAGAAGAACGGCACCGCCGCCTCTCCGGCCACCGCCCGGGCCAGCAGGGTCTTGCCGGTTCCCGGCGAGCCTAAGAGCAGGGCGCCCTTGGGGATCTTGCCGCCCAGCTTGGTGAACTTCTTGGGCTCCTTTAAGAATTCTATGATCTCCCGCAGGTCCGCCTTGGCCTCGTCGGCCCCGGCCACGTCGCTGAAGGTGACCTTGATTTTATCCTGGGAAAGCCGGGCCCGGCTTTTGCCGAAGGAGAACACCCCCTTCTGCCCGCCCTGCATCTGGCGCATGAATAAAAACCACAGCACCCCCAGCACAATCAGGAATCCGTAGTTCATCAAAAATGAGACCAGGCCACTGGGCTCGGTGGATTCGGCCTTGATCCTGACCCCCCGGGCCTCCAGCTCGGCGATCAGGTTCGGGTCCTCGATCGGCAGAAAGGTCTTGAACTTGGGGTATTCCAGCCTGACCCCGGACTTGATCCCCATCTTGGGCGACTTGAAATTACCCTTGACCTCCCGCCCGGTGAAGGTAACCTGGCTGATGTTCCCGACGTTGAGCTCCTCCCGGAACTGGCTGTAGATGATATCCAGCTGCCGGTCCTTGGGCTTGGAAAACAGATTGTACAGTGCTATGGCCAGCATCACCAATATCACCCAGATCAGCACCGCTCTCAGGCCGTCGCCAAAACCCTTGGGACTTGGGATCCTCTTTAGTCCCTTGTTGCCTTTATTGCCTTCCGCCATTATTCCTCCTCAATCCAACTTACATATGGCAGGTTGCGGTAGCGCTGTTTATGATCCAGCCCGTAACCCACCACGAATTTATCGGGGATGTTAAAACCCTTGTATTTCACCGGCACCTGGGCCTGCCGCCGTTTTTTTTTGTTTAACAGGGCGCAGACCGCGATGGAAGCGGGGCGTCGGGTCTTTAAGTTCTTTAAAAGATAGGACAGGGTCAGCCCGCTGTCCACGATGTCCTCTACCAGGATCACGTGCCGGCCTTGGATGTTGGTGAACAGGTCCTGGGTCAGGCGCACGATTCCGGCTGTCTTGGTGCCCCCGTCATAGCTGGCCACCGCGATGAAATCCGCCTCCGCCGGGATCGAGATTTCCCGCAGCAGATCGGCCATAAAGACGAAGGAACCACTTAAGACCCCCACCAGCACCGGGTCCTTGCCCCTATAGTCGCCCGAGATCATCCGGGCCATCTGCCTAACCCTGCTCTGGATCCGGGATTTGGAGATCAACACTTTGTGGGTTTTCGGTTTTTTATAAATTCCAGGCATAACACCTTTTTGGTTTTGGCAATGACAAAAAAATCGTCGGAACGCCTGACCCCGCAGAGCCAGACCACTGTTTTACCGCTCTTGACCAGCGGCCAGCCGGACCTTTCGCTTTGCGGTATCTTAGCCGCGATGAAAATATCCTTGATCTTCTTGGGAGACCTGTGCCCGAAGGGGATCATCCGGTCCCCGTCCTTCCTGGCTGTGATCATCAGGGGACTGCCTTCCAAGACGGCCTCGTCGAAATATGCCAGCTCCGGCGGGCATTTGGCGATATTGGCGATATCCCGCTTTTCGGCCAGCCAGGCTCTGATGGAATATTTTCCGGCCTTGGTGGTCCCTGGTATTGCCAGCGCTAGGGTTTTCAGCGCCGGCATTTGATCCTTGTTTTCTGCCTTTGCCGCAACAGCGGCACCCCGTTTAACACGCTGTGGCGGTGGCTGCAGCGGTGGCGTTTTTTTCGTAGACAGCGCCGCCCGGCCGTATGTTTTCTCGATCCAAATATCGCCGGTTAAATTGACCTTAGCCCCGGTTCTT is part of the candidate division TA06 bacterium genome and harbors:
- a CDS encoding TIGR00159 family protein → MIERFNFSYHLPGALSFLTVRPLDILDILLVSYIIFRIFHLMKGTRAVQMLFGVLVLVAIGIAAQLYNLPGTGWFMDSLRTVWVVAFVILFQPEIRNALTQLGRNRFLGIFLKGETKAIDEVTRACKTISQRSFGAIIVFEKNDGLKNYMDTGTEIGAKVSEPLLMSLFVPGGPMHDGAVIIRGEMIMAAGCTLPVSQDPEIVASYGMRHRAAHGLTLETDAVAVVVSEENQAISLCRYGRLVKLADAAELKKALTRALHAKVEAVPEQTAQSYQGT
- the hpt gene encoding hypoxanthine phosphoribosyltransferase — protein: MPGIYKKPKTHKVLISKSRIQSRVRQMARMISGDYRGKDPVLVGVLSGSFVFMADLLREISIPAEADFIAVASYDGGTKTAGIVRLTQDLFTNIQGRHVILVEDIVDSGLTLSYLLKNLKTRRPASIAVCALLNKKKRRQAQVPVKYKGFNIPDKFVVGYGLDHKQRYRNLPYVSWIEEE
- the folE gene encoding GTP cyclohydrolase I FolE — translated: MHKSKIKRPDGPRIQKAVKDLLLAIGEDPRREGLVDTPGRVARMYEEVLSGMAADPIDELKVYTAKNEDEMILVKDITFHSLCEHHLLPFFGRVHIAYIPRHNKITGFSSLVKVVEAMAKRLQLQERLAADIADLIMKKLKPLGVLVVVEAEHLCMIMRGVKKPGSSVVTSAIRGGMKRESTRLEALSLIKGRPNF
- the folP gene encoding dihydropteroate synthase, producing MMIWQCGKYNLDTGHRPLVMGILNVTPDSFSDGGRYLEPGAAVDRGLCLAEEGADIIDIGGESTRPGAKKVSPDEELKRVVPVIEGLAKRSNIPISIDTYKSEVARRSLEVGASIINDISGLRFDPQMAGVAAKYKAGLVLMHIKGTPEDMQKDPQYGDLLVEISDYLNGSIEIALEAGVERAAIAIDPGIGFGKTVEHNLSLLKNLAHFKKIDCPIVAGASRKSFIGKLNNGIPADERLPGSLAAALLAVQGGADIVRCHDVKETVQALNTYWALANFNIST
- a CDS encoding DUF2723 domain-containing protein — its product is MQKETKIRLLTGLGVFLTAFIVYVKTMAATTSFWDCGEFIAISNILGIPHPPGYPLYAVIGRTTILMFRFLPEIAARINLLSPLFSAITVAFVYLLTVKLIVLWRGEPKDDLERLMLHLSGAVGAIFLAFAPTWWDNSVEAEVYGLAMFTLTLTVWLAMRWRDNMGQVGNRKVILLLAFLFGLGWASHMATLLAALPILIFILLIDWKALMDWKIWLIGAALFFLALTINAYLLVRSNLNPGINECAPKDWESLMYVLQRKQYEPFNFFQRKADFMYQFNHMYFRYFKWQFNVVSMALGIFGALMHLWEGEDKKLSTAALILLVGGILLGVFQGSPLAAILIALAVVFGFFHLLKRKDKSFSIVGPAFLVTGLGLVVYLNMGNPQPRDRDYIYAPCYLFFAVWIGMGTWRLMRLVREVMTKQAKEWSRYAIIALGVILLAVGLYNVKRYYHEKDRSNNWIPSDYGYNILQSALPGGIVFTNGDNDTFPVWFVQEVLRVRKDVRIVNLSLGNTNWYLKQMKQNGVALDISDYQIDQLQPLRTPDGQIFKVSDIAVRLIIAANAGKKLSFAQALAPPKEFAALVFGKDYQEKHPIYFAATVSDDNLTGLENYLSFEGMLYRILPDSAAKKQPNIQVTRNNLNQVYRMRGLTDPKVFKDENTQRLLGNYAVTYWNLGMALRRQADQTRQNNRLQQAKELRLQAVQQFEQAHNIMPEESAGLNWLGVTYAELGEFAKALGYFRKVMQKDPANPYILMQLGMSFQQAGMPDSAEYYYMKGIQINPNFGEGYGRLYTFYLTRKDTAKAIAILEQWLARNPSDANARSELNKLKKTR
- a CDS encoding ATP-dependent metallopeptidase FtsH/Yme1/Tma family protein, yielding MAEGNKGNKGLKRIPSPKGFGDGLRAVLIWVILVMLAIALYNLFSKPKDRQLDIIYSQFREELNVGNISQVTFTGREVKGNFKSPKMGIKSGVRLEYPKFKTFLPIEDPNLIAELEARGVRIKAESTEPSGLVSFLMNYGFLIVLGVLWFLFMRQMQGGQKGVFSFGKSRARLSQDKIKVTFSDVAGADEAKADLREIIEFLKEPKKFTKLGGKIPKGALLLGSPGTGKTLLARAVAGEAAVPFFSISGSDFVEMFVGVGAARVRDLFEQGKRSAPCIIFIDEIDAVGRHRGAGLGGGHDEREQTLNALLVEMDGFAGNEGVIILAATNRPDVLDPALMRPGRFDRVIVVDRPDVVGREGILKVHTKNKPLASDVDLKILARGTPGFSGADIANMVNEAALLAARKNHDKVYMQDMEEAKDKVLMGAERKSMVITDDEKKMTAYHEAGHTLVSRLTKDTDPIHKVTIIPRGRAMGVTVSLPTDEKHNYSRTWCLNRMAIMLGGRAAEMLIFKDLSTGSGNDIEQATELARKMVCEWGMSRKLGPVTFGKKDEEIFLGRDYGHIKNYSEQTAELIDSEIRTLVDGANQKASKLLKDNQKILENLAAALLDRECLDGEQVELIIKGQPLPERAGLASDKPSDKKPGDKKASANA
- the hypB gene encoding hydrogenase nickel incorporation protein HypB, which translates into the protein MAEIKILKNIMDENLSQAAKNRQWFRSRKILVLNLIASPGAGKTTFLEQTIKGLTPNFKLAAIEGDITGDHDAKRIEALGVPVVQINTEGGCHLDAHMIDSVLSSLDLSGLNFLFIENVGNLVCPAEFDLGEDLKVVVLSTPEGHDKPAKYPLIFSEAQAVIINKIDLLQAVDFDLIIAERDIRRLNPNVPIFRLSCKTGEGLDKWLQWLETQGTDNG
- the hypA gene encoding hydrogenase maturation nickel metallochaperone HypA encodes the protein MHELAITQSLFKIVLEQAQKAGATKVTRINLKIGRLTGYVPEAVEMNFNLLASGTMAEGAGLKIEWAPVKVHCRDCQKESERQDLGLGCAHCGSLNVRIAGGREMYIESMEVDNG